In Nocardia yunnanensis, one DNA window encodes the following:
- a CDS encoding SRPBCC family protein yields the protein MTKQNLTATIAIDAAPQQVWSAVSDLRRMPEWSEQCRLMRPLGTVREGARTLNMNRQGWKYWPTTSRIERFEPGRVIAFRTLSNNSVWSFEITPTPTGSTLTHRRTVPPSGTTWISRTIVEHLLGGEEPFDLEMVAGMQATIARIKSAVELSHVS from the coding sequence ATGACCAAGCAGAATCTGACCGCGACCATCGCCATCGACGCAGCGCCGCAACAGGTCTGGAGCGCCGTCTCCGACCTGCGCCGCATGCCGGAGTGGAGCGAGCAGTGCCGCCTGATGCGGCCGTTGGGCACCGTGCGCGAAGGCGCTCGCACCCTCAACATGAACCGGCAGGGCTGGAAATACTGGCCCACCACCTCGCGCATCGAACGCTTCGAACCCGGCCGCGTCATCGCGTTCCGCACGCTGAGCAACAACAGCGTCTGGTCCTTCGAAATCACCCCGACCCCCACGGGTTCGACATTGACCCACCGCCGCACCGTCCCCCCGTCCGGCACAACCTGGATCTCCCGCACCATCGTCGAACACCTCCTCGGCGGAGAGGAGCCCTTCGATCTCGAAATGGTGGCGGGCATGCAGGCGACGATCGCGAGAATCAAGTCGGCAGTGGAGCTTTCGCACGTCTCCTGA
- a CDS encoding aldo/keto reductase: MAPLGTTGLDIYPLCLGGNVFGWTADREQSFAVLDAFAAAGGNLIDTADAYSAWAPGNSGGESETILGEWMAARGNRDTIHIATKVAKLPARPGLSAANIHAAVDDSLRRLRTDHLDIYYAHHDDQTVPLAETLGAFDELVRAGKVRHLGASQYTAPRLGEALAISDREGLARYEVVQPQYNLMDRTVYEGDLADLCVREKLAVLPYYGLAMGFLTGKYRPGTTDPTDASPRAAGARRYLDARGLQVLSTLDEVAAIHSVPVATVALAWLRAQPAIAAPIASARTPHQLSALLASADLTLTPTEVTRLNAASQ, encoded by the coding sequence ATGGCACCCTTGGGAACCACCGGCCTCGACATCTATCCGCTGTGCCTGGGCGGGAACGTTTTCGGCTGGACCGCGGATCGGGAGCAGTCCTTCGCCGTGCTCGACGCGTTCGCGGCGGCGGGCGGCAATCTGATCGACACCGCCGACGCCTACAGCGCCTGGGCGCCCGGCAATTCCGGCGGTGAATCCGAGACCATTCTCGGCGAGTGGATGGCCGCCCGCGGCAACCGCGACACCATCCACATCGCCACCAAGGTGGCCAAACTGCCCGCCCGCCCCGGCCTGAGCGCCGCCAATATCCATGCGGCCGTCGATGATTCACTGCGCCGCCTGCGCACCGACCACCTCGACATCTACTACGCCCACCACGACGACCAGACCGTCCCCCTCGCCGAAACCCTGGGCGCCTTCGACGAATTGGTCCGCGCCGGCAAGGTCCGCCACCTGGGCGCATCCCAGTACACCGCCCCGCGCCTGGGCGAGGCCCTCGCCATCTCCGACCGCGAGGGCCTGGCCCGCTACGAAGTCGTGCAACCGCAGTACAACCTGATGGACCGCACCGTCTACGAAGGCGACCTCGCCGACCTGTGCGTCCGCGAAAAACTGGCCGTCCTCCCCTATTACGGCCTCGCCATGGGCTTCCTCACCGGCAAATACCGCCCCGGCACCACCGACCCCACCGACGCTAGCCCCCGCGCCGCAGGCGCCCGCCGCTACCTCGATGCCCGCGGCCTCCAAGTCCTGTCCACCCTCGACGAAGTGGCCGCCATCCACTCCGTCCCCGTCGCAACCGTAGCCCTCGCCTGGCTCCGCGCCCAACCCGCCATCGCCGCCCCCATCGCCAGCGCCCGCACCCCCCACCAACTCTCGGCCCTCCTCGCCTCCGCCGACCTCACCCTCACCCCCACCGAAGTAACCCGTCTCAACGCGGCCTCCCAATGA
- a CDS encoding DUF5302 domain-containing protein — MADTNEVPGEQIEGAAESPEEATKRKFREALEHKNGQAAASGASHNSGKVRGAHAQAGGKRTFRRRAGG, encoded by the coding sequence ATGGCCGATACGAATGAAGTTCCAGGCGAGCAGATCGAAGGCGCCGCCGAGTCGCCGGAGGAGGCGACCAAGCGGAAGTTCCGGGAGGCGCTCGAACACAAGAACGGCCAGGCGGCGGCGAGCGGCGCGTCCCACAATTCGGGCAAGGTGCGGGGCGCGCACGCACAGGCGGGCGGCAAGCGCACCTTCCGGCGCCGGGCGGGCGGCTGA
- a CDS encoding transposase family protein, which yields MIAYRAMLDVSRELVCHVSRLLAAQRRARGTRRGARALTPFRQAMFVLAWFRKREDIAVLGAGFGISRSTASTLADAGYDGAGIGVHTPVKQPSDGRDLDIDTRTRNALLRGLRCLAERGFALLTGRWRALHHFTTSPEKIGDIVKAALVLTHFEHGRHQ from the coding sequence GTGATCGCCTATCGTGCCATGCTCGACGTGTCTCGGGAGCTGGTCTGCCATGTTTCGCGGTTGCTGGCCGCCCAACGGCGAGCCCGGGGCACCCGCCGCGGTGCCCGGGCGCTGACACCGTTTCGGCAGGCGATGTTCGTGCTGGCCTGGTTCCGTAAACGCGAGGACATCGCGGTGCTCGGTGCCGGTTTCGGTATCAGCCGCTCGACCGCCTCGACCCTCGCCGACGCCGGATACGACGGCGCCGGGATCGGGGTGCACACCCCGGTCAAACAGCCCAGCGACGGCCGCGACCTCGATATCGACACCCGCACCCGGAACGCTCTGCTACGCGGGCTGCGCTGCCTGGCCGAACGCGGCTTCGCCCTGCTCACCGGACGCTGGCGCGCCCTGCACCACTTCACCACCAGCCCCGAGAAAATCGGCGACATCGTCAAAGCCGCACTCGTCCTCACCCATTTCGAACACGGCCGACACCAATGA
- a CDS encoding enoyl-CoA hydratase/isomerase family protein, which produces MFVAYLGERGEGEGENRFHPDWVRGMEDLLDRVEGSSGARGLVTVGAGKFYSTGFDVEWAAAHPERINENVGRLLGLFARIVTLPMPTVAAINGHAYGAGAFLAVAHDYRVMRGDRGYVCFPGVTLGVNYAPGMVELAQAQLPLPLARRALVTGHRYGGAEALAAGLVDSVAGEDDVLRSAVEYAQSLAHTAGPALGHVKSTLYRTATAALLGSVAEYNHDSSASQ; this is translated from the coding sequence GTGTTCGTCGCCTATTTGGGGGAGCGGGGGGAGGGGGAGGGTGAGAATCGGTTTCATCCGGATTGGGTTCGTGGGATGGAGGATCTGCTCGATCGGGTTGAGGGGAGTTCGGGGGCTCGGGGGCTGGTGACCGTGGGGGCGGGGAAGTTCTACTCCACGGGGTTCGATGTGGAATGGGCTGCGGCGCACCCTGAGCGGATCAATGAGAATGTGGGGCGGCTGTTGGGGTTGTTCGCGAGGATCGTCACCTTGCCGATGCCGACGGTCGCTGCGATCAACGGCCACGCCTATGGGGCGGGTGCCTTTCTGGCGGTTGCGCACGACTATCGAGTCATGCGGGGTGATCGCGGGTATGTGTGTTTTCCCGGCGTCACGTTGGGTGTCAATTACGCCCCCGGGATGGTGGAGTTGGCGCAGGCGCAGCTGCCGTTGCCGCTGGCTCGGCGGGCCCTGGTCACCGGGCATCGCTACGGTGGCGCCGAGGCGTTGGCGGCGGGCTTGGTCGACTCGGTCGCCGGGGAGGACGACGTGTTGCGGTCCGCCGTGGAGTACGCGCAGAGCCTCGCCCATACCGCGGGACCTGCTCTCGGCCACGTCAAATCGACGCTCTATCGAACAGCCACCGCCGCGTTGCTCGGCTCTGTCGCGGAATACAACCACGACTCGTCCGCGTCCCAGTAG
- a CDS encoding phenolic acid decarboxylase, with protein sequence MSAEDAAAPVMAGDLSGIVGRHLIYAYDNGWKYELYVRNPYTVAFRCLQGPMFGRWSTEQPVKMIQLGGDQYKIAWVEPTGTVTVLIAWLGGRSVHTTICYPQWMLDFPESTLGRYQDNLDQIIAERDRGPTYPQALVASTGRITYLAIRDLDDDTVIDCPPAKLPLGYADRTN encoded by the coding sequence ATGAGCGCCGAAGATGCCGCCGCACCGGTCATGGCCGGTGACCTCTCGGGCATCGTCGGGCGACACCTTATCTACGCGTACGACAACGGCTGGAAATACGAGCTCTACGTACGCAATCCGTACACGGTCGCCTTTCGTTGCCTGCAAGGTCCCATGTTCGGCCGCTGGTCCACCGAGCAACCGGTCAAGATGATCCAGCTCGGCGGCGACCAGTACAAGATCGCGTGGGTGGAGCCGACCGGCACGGTCACAGTGCTCATCGCCTGGCTCGGCGGCCGCAGCGTCCACACCACCATCTGCTACCCCCAATGGATGCTCGACTTCCCCGAAAGCACTCTCGGCCGCTACCAGGACAACCTCGACCAGATCATCGCCGAACGCGACCGGGGCCCCACCTACCCCCAGGCCCTCGTCGCCTCCACCGGCCGCATCACCTACCTCGCCATCCGCGACCTCGACGACGACACCGTCATCGACTGTCCCCCGGCCAAACTCCCCCTCGGCTACGCCGACCGCACCAACTGA
- a CDS encoding TetR/AcrR family transcriptional regulator, producing the protein MRSALKLFADKGFAGTTVGDIEGDAGLAARGGGFYRHFPSKEGVLAAAVDNHIRETEQGQAAVLGLLPLGDLRSELTLVCRWLLGAIEQQRDLFRVVERDGDRFPELRDRCRVHLIDAAHLAAVEFTTRWAAETSHPSRDPQASAAIMIGAVFNYCHCRWTYGQSPLGVDEDRFIGSWVDYCYDLMTGSAGSA; encoded by the coding sequence ATGCGGTCGGCGCTGAAGTTGTTCGCGGACAAGGGGTTCGCGGGGACCACGGTCGGCGATATCGAGGGCGACGCGGGGCTGGCTGCCCGCGGCGGCGGCTTCTATCGGCACTTCCCCTCCAAAGAAGGAGTGCTCGCCGCAGCGGTGGACAACCACATCCGAGAGACCGAGCAGGGGCAGGCCGCCGTACTCGGCTTGCTGCCGCTGGGCGACCTGCGCTCGGAGTTGACGCTGGTGTGCCGCTGGTTGCTGGGCGCGATCGAGCAGCAGCGTGATCTGTTCCGGGTGGTCGAACGCGACGGCGACCGCTTTCCCGAGCTGCGCGACCGCTGCCGCGTCCATCTCATCGATGCCGCTCATCTGGCCGCCGTCGAGTTCACCACGCGCTGGGCGGCCGAGACCAGCCATCCGTCGCGGGATCCGCAGGCGTCGGCGGCCATCATGATCGGCGCGGTGTTCAACTACTGCCATTGCCGATGGACGTACGGCCAGTCGCCGCTCGGCGTCGACGAGGACCGCTTCATCGGTTCCTGGGTCGATTACTGCTACGACCTGATGACCGGATCGGCCGGGTCGGCGTGA